Proteins from a single region of Pseudomonas sp. 10S4:
- the iolD gene encoding 3D-(3,5/4)-trihydroxycyclohexane-1,2-dione acylhydrolase (decyclizing) encodes MTTTRLTMAQALVKFLDNQYIEVDGVQSKFVAGIFTIFGHGNVLGLGQALEQDSGDLIVHQGRNEQGMAHAAIGFAKQHLRRKIYACSSSVGPGAANMLTAAATATANRIPLLLLPGDVYACRQPDPVLQQIEQFHDLSISTNDAFKAVSKYWDRINRPEQLMTAAIHAMRVLTDPAETGAVTLALPQDVQAEAYDYPDYFLQKRVHRIERRPATEAMLGDALALFKGKRKPLIICGGGVRYSGANAALQAFAERFDIPFAETQAGKSAVVSSHPLNVGGIGETGCLAANLLAKDADLIIGIGTRYSDFTTASKSLFQHPDVQFLNLNISPCDALKLDGVQLLADAKTGLQALAVALGDYRSSWGDQPRQAKAQLDEEVDRIYQVEYQAKDFIPEINDHMDPAVLREFIELTGSCLTQSRVLGVLNETLADDAVIVAAAGSLPGDLQRSWRSKGVNTYHVEYGYSCMGYEVNAALGVKLAEPEREVYALVGDGSYMMLHSELATSIQERRKINVVLLDNMTFGCINNLQMEHGMDSFGTEFRFRNPETGKLDGGFVPVDFAMSAAAYGCKTYKVNTVEELQAALADARLQTVSTLIDIKVLPKTMIHKYLSWWRVGVAQVSTSARTDTVAKTLNERLAKARQY; translated from the coding sequence ATGACCACAACAAGACTGACCATGGCCCAGGCCCTGGTGAAATTCCTCGATAACCAGTACATCGAGGTCGATGGGGTTCAGAGCAAATTCGTCGCCGGGATCTTTACCATTTTCGGCCACGGCAACGTGCTCGGTCTGGGCCAGGCCCTGGAGCAGGACAGCGGCGACTTGATTGTCCATCAGGGTCGCAACGAGCAAGGCATGGCCCATGCGGCTATCGGTTTCGCCAAGCAACACCTGCGCCGCAAGATCTACGCTTGCTCTTCATCGGTCGGCCCCGGCGCGGCGAACATGTTGACCGCTGCCGCCACCGCCACTGCGAACCGCATTCCGTTGTTGCTGCTGCCTGGCGATGTCTACGCCTGTCGCCAACCAGATCCGGTGCTGCAACAGATCGAACAGTTCCACGACCTGAGCATCAGCACCAACGATGCCTTCAAAGCCGTGAGCAAATACTGGGACCGCATCAACCGTCCCGAGCAATTGATGACCGCGGCGATCCACGCCATGCGCGTGCTCACTGACCCCGCGGAAACCGGCGCCGTGACCCTGGCCTTGCCGCAAGACGTGCAAGCCGAGGCCTACGATTACCCGGATTACTTCCTGCAAAAACGCGTGCACCGCATCGAGCGGCGTCCGGCCACCGAAGCCATGCTGGGTGATGCGCTGGCGCTGTTCAAAGGCAAGCGCAAGCCGCTGATCATTTGCGGTGGCGGCGTTCGTTATTCCGGGGCCAATGCCGCGTTGCAGGCGTTTGCCGAGCGCTTCGATATTCCTTTCGCTGAAACCCAGGCCGGCAAGAGCGCGGTGGTGTCGAGCCATCCGCTGAACGTCGGCGGCATCGGCGAAACCGGTTGTCTGGCGGCGAATCTGCTGGCCAAGGACGCTGATCTGATCATCGGAATCGGCACCCGTTACAGCGACTTCACCACCGCGTCGAAGTCGTTGTTCCAGCATCCGGACGTGCAATTCCTCAACCTCAATATCAGCCCGTGCGATGCCCTGAAACTCGACGGCGTGCAGTTGTTGGCCGACGCCAAAACCGGTTTACAGGCACTGGCGGTCGCATTGGGCGATTACCGTTCGAGTTGGGGCGATCAACCCCGTCAGGCCAAGGCGCAACTGGACGAAGAAGTCGACCGCATCTACCAAGTCGAATACCAGGCCAAGGATTTCATCCCGGAAATCAACGACCACATGGACCCGGCGGTCCTGCGGGAATTTATCGAACTGACCGGCTCCTGCCTGACCCAAAGCCGCGTGCTCGGCGTGCTCAACGAAACCCTGGCCGACGACGCGGTGATCGTCGCCGCTGCCGGCAGCCTGCCCGGTGACTTGCAGCGCAGCTGGCGCAGCAAGGGCGTGAACACCTACCACGTCGAGTACGGCTATTCCTGCATGGGTTACGAGGTCAACGCCGCACTCGGCGTAAAACTCGCCGAGCCGGAGCGCGAGGTCTATGCGCTGGTCGGTGACGGCTCTTACATGATGCTGCACTCGGAGCTGGCGACCTCGATTCAGGAGCGGCGCAAGATCAACGTGGTGCTGCTGGACAACATGACCTTCGGCTGCATCAACAACCTGCAAATGGAACACGGCATGGACAGCTTCGGCACTGAGTTCCGTTTCCGTAATCCGGAGACCGGCAAGCTCGATGGCGGCTTCGTCCCGGTGGATTTCGCCATGAGCGCAGCGGCTTATGGCTGCAAGACTTACAAGGTGAACACCGTTGAAGAGTTGCAAGCGGCGCTGGCGGATGCGCGGTTGCAGACGGTTTCGACCCTGATCGATATCAAGGTTCTGCCCAAGACGATGATTCACAAATACCTGTCGTGGTGGCGGGTCGGTGTGGCGCAAGTCTCCACCAGCGCCCGTACCGATACGGTGGCCAAGACCCTGAACGAACGACTGGCCAAGGCCCGTCAGTACTGA